In the Arachis ipaensis cultivar K30076 chromosome B10, Araip1.1, whole genome shotgun sequence genome, one interval contains:
- the LOC107623736 gene encoding uncharacterized protein LOC107623736, producing MVTRELPFFTLRTPALVPDDKDPGWSRTAQKVPLENLKQRIQGVVRGLLVYQEDPRIGPFLLLGALISMGTIWFRRNQQAQTSESNPQSQPSSEEPSQDERNRRPRDGLRRRQTKDSTKNQHPSMTDSEPKGAYQMPLSDSESE from the exons ATGGTGACACGAGAATTACCATTCTTT ACACTACGAACTCCAGCTCTTGTTCCAGATGACAAAGATCCTGGTTGGTCTAGAACTGCGCAAAAGGTTCCTTTGGAAAATCTCAAGCAAAGGATTCAGGGTGTTGTTAGAGGACTCTTGGTTTACCAAGAGGATCCAAGAATTGGTCCTTTCTTGCTTCTGGGAGCATTAATTTCTATGGGTACCATTTGGTTCCGAAGGAACCAACAAGCTCAGACATCTGAATCAAATCCACAAAGTCAACCAAGTTCTGAG GAACCTTCCCAGGATGAAAGAAATCGGAGACCAAGAGATGGTCTCCGAAGGCGGCAAACTAAAGATTCGACTAAAAATCAGCATCCTTCTATGACGGATTCGGAACCAAAGGGTGCTTATCAAATGCCACTTTCAGATTCTGAATCTGAGTAG
- the LOC107623735 gene encoding putative pentatricopeptide repeat-containing protein At1g74400, with the protein MTPLKWFTPLVQRSVNKLVYVPMSTSNRKAQFHNILKPPKPNQTLKKYLDGNNPTKVLLHFRYLMRERTTFNSIDSFTFLFALKACNKRHSSIHGKQLHGLITKFGYKDIVQLQTSLLKVYAEGGNLCSAHQVFDEMPTKNIVCWTSLISAYVDNHKPNKALETFRMMQMDNVEPDQVTVTVALSACADTGALELGNSIHNFIRRKGGLKIDLCLNNALINMYAKCGDITTARRLFDSTKIKDVTTWTSMIVGHALHGQAYEALELFSEMNTGFNVVPNDVTFIGVLMACSHAGLVEEGKQHFRSMTEDYGIRPREAHFGCMVDLLCRGGCLKDAYYFIMEMPVQSNAVIWRTLLGACSLHGELELAAEAREKLLKLDPNYVGDSVALSNIYADKRMWNNKMIARNQIKQSRAPGCSSIEVTSGVGEFVIVNNP; encoded by the coding sequence ATGACACCCTTGAAATGGTTCACCCCTTTGGTTCAAAGGAGTGTGAACAAGTTGGTTTATGTACCCATGTCTACGTCGAATCGCAAAGCCCAGTTCCACAATATCCTCAAGCCACCAAAGCCAAACCAGACCCTTAAGAAGTACCTTGATGGTAACAACCCCACCAAAGTGCTGCTACACTTCAGATATTTGATGAGAGAAAGAACCACTTTCAACTCAATAGACAGCTTCACTTTCCTGTTTGCCCTCAAAGCCTGCAACAAGAGACATTCCTCAATCCATGGAAAACAATTGCATGGTCTCATCACAAAATTTGGATACAAAGACATAGTCCAACTCCAGACATCACTTCTGAAAGTGTATGCTGAAGGGGGAAACCTGTGCAGtgcccaccaagtatttgatgaaatgcccACTAAGAACATTGTATGTTGGACCTCTTTGATTTCTGCATATGTTGACAATCATAAACCCAACAAAGCCTTAGAGACGTTCAGAATGATGCAGATGGACAATGTCGAACCTGATCAAGTCACAGTAACAGTTGCTCTCTCCGCATGTGCTGATACTGGGGCACTGGAACTGGGTAATTCGATTCATAATTTCATCCGGCGCAAAGGAGGGCTGAAAATAgatttgtgcttgaataatgCTCTCATTAACATGTATGCTAAATGTGGGGATATCACTACAGCAAGGAGATTGTTTGACAGCACAAAGATCAAAGATGTCACAACTTGGACGTCCATGATTGTGGGGCATGCGCTGCATGGTCAAGCATATGAAGCTCTTGAGCTTTTCTCAGAAATGAACACGGGCTTCAACGTAGTCCCAAACGATGTAACCTTCATAGGAGTTTTAATGGCTTGCAGCCATGCAGGATTGGTTGAGGAAGGGAAGCAACATTTCAGAAGTATGACCGAGGATTACGGCATTCGGCCTAGAGAGGCTCACTTTGGCTGCATGGTGGATCTTTTATGTAGAGGTGGTTGTCTAAAAGACGCATATTACTTTATTATGGAGATGCCGGTGCAGTCTAATGCAGTCATTTGGCGAACCTTGCTGGGGGCTTGCAGCCTCCATGGTGAACTGGAGCTAGCTGCAGAAGCTCGGGAGAAACTGCTCAAGTTGGACCCTAACTATGTGGGTGATAGTGTTGCTTTGTCCAATATTTATGCAGATAAAAGGATGTGGAATAACAAGATGATTGCTAGGAATCAGATCAAACAATCAAGAGCTCCTGGTTGCAGTTCCATTGAGGTGACAAGTGGAGTTGGTGAATTTGTAATTGTCAATAATCCTTAG
- the LOC107623733 gene encoding pentatricopeptide repeat-containing protein At5g61400 — protein MWKLKYVAGRLSPNRTFPTALRLFNHASTQRHPPQPSSTVISQTNFSRAISLTKQLVLSNSHTACSSLFHALTHSQAPNLASVLIVAFCELGHVQEALSVYRNVSSLPLLKACNALLHALVNTHRFDSLWEVYGDMVSRGFSPTVVSYGILMQGCCSQADSVGARKLFDEMLHRKIEPTVVVYTIMISVLCNEGRMGDAEGVFRLMRESGVAPNLYTYKTLMDGYGKVANVIRVFELYAEMLWHGLHPNVVTFTTMIDILCKVVGDLKTARNCFVYMAKFGVVPNAYAYNSLIDGCCKAGNLSEAMRWKLEMERSKISPDVFTYNILIKGLCDLGRLEEAEGLMQKMEAAGVLANSVTYNVMIDGYCKKGNMEKAIEVCSEMVERKIEPNVITYSTLIDGFCKNRSVNAAMGMYTEMVIKGLVPDVVTYTALIDGHCKHGNMKEAFRLLKEMLDAGLTPNAFTFSCLIDGLLKDGRTSDAIKLFLEKTRAGFAGVKMHSSLYSPNNVTYVILVQGLCKDGQIFKATKFLRI, from the coding sequence ATGTGGAAGTTGAAGTACGTCGCCGGTCGTCTCAGTCCCAATCGCACATTCCCGACTGCCCTACGCCTCTTCAACCACGCTTCCACCCAACGCCACCCTCCTCAACCTTCCTCAACCGTCATCTCTCAAACCAACTTCTCCAGAGCCATCTCACTCACCAAACAACTCGTCCTCTCCAATTCCCACACCGCCTGCTCCTCCCTCTTCCACGCGCTCACCCACTCCCAAGCACCCAACTTGGCTTCCGTCCTCATAGTCGCCTTCTGCGAATTGGGTCATGTCCAAGAAGCTCTTTCGGTGTATAGAAACGTCTCTTCTTTGCCTCTCTTGAAGGCTTGCAACGCGCTTCTTCACGCCCTCGTCAACACCCACAGATTTGATTCACTGTGGGAGGTCTATGGGGACATGGTGTCGCGTGGATTCTCCCCTACCGTTGTGAGCTACGGCATTTTGATGCAGGGCTGCTGCAGCCAAGCTGATTCTGTTGGTGCACGCAAGCTATTTGATGAAATGCTCCACCGCAAAATTGAACCAACCGTTGTGGTTTACACTATTATGATCAGTGTTCTTTGCAATGAGGGTCGAATGGGAGATGCCGAGGGCGTCTTCCGTTTGATGAGGGAATCCGGAGTGGCGCCTAATTTGTACACTTATAAGACTCTCATGGATGGTTATGGCAAGGTAGCTAATGTGATCCGGGTTTTCGAGTTGTATGCTGAAATGCTCTGGCATGGATTGCACCCTAATGTTGTCACATTTACTACTATGATAGATATTCTGTGCAAGGTGGTGGGGGATCTGAAAACGGCAAGGAATTGCTTTGTGTATATGGCAAAATTCGGGGTTGTCCCTAACGCGTATGCTTATAATTCTTTGATTGACGGATGCTGTAAGGCTGGGAACTTGTCAGAAGCAATGCGTTGGAAGCTAGAAATGGAAAGGTCTAAAATCTCTCCGGATGTTTTCACTTACAATATCCTCATTAAGGGTCTGTGCGACTTGGGGAGATTGGAAGAAGCTGAGGGTTTGATGCAGAAGATGGAGGCTGCAGGAGTTCTTGCGAATTCTGTGACATATAATGTGATGATTGATGGGTACTGCAAGAAAGGCAATATGGAGAAGGCCATTGAGGTGTGCTCTGAAATGGTTGAAAGGAAAATTGAACCCAATGTCATAACGTATTCTACGTTGATTGATGGGTTTTGCAAGAACAGGAGTGTAAATGCTGCAATGGGCATGTACACAGAAATGGTAATCAAAGGTCTTGTGCCGGATGTGGTGACTTACACAGCTCTGATTGACGGGCATTGCAAGCACGGGAACATGAAAGAGGCTTTCAGGCTGCTCAAGGAGATGCTTGATGCAGGATTAACACCAAATGCGTTTACATTTAGTTGTTTAATTGATGGCCTTCTGAAAGACGGAAGAACATCTGATGCAATCAAACTGTTCTTGGAGAAAACCCGAGCTGGTTTCGCTGGAGTTAAAATGCATAGCAGCCTGTATTCTCCAAACAATGTGACGTATGTGATTTTAGTTCAAGGTTTGTGCAAAGATGGACAAATTTTTAAGGCAACTAAGTTTTTGCGGATATGA
- the LOC107622456 gene encoding vesicle transport v-SNARE 11-like: MSAVFEGYERQYCELSSNLSRQCSAASSLDGEQKKLKISEIKAGIDDGDTLIRKMELEARSASMKASLLVKLREYKTDLNNLKSELKRITSATNNDELLELGQADTLVSSNDHRERLVMSTERLNQSSERIKESRRSMLETEELGAAILQDLHQQRQSLLHAHNTLHGVDDNIDKSKKILTAISRRMSRNKWILGSFMAAIVLAIIVILTIKLSR, from the exons ATGAGTGCGGTGTTTGAAGGTTACGAGCGTCAATACTGTGAGCTGTCTTCAAATCTGTCAAGACAATGCAGTGCAGCCTCTTCTCTTGATGGAG AGCAGAAGAAGCTGAAAATTTCTGAAATAAAAGCTGGAATCGATGATGGTGATACATTG ATTCGAAAAATGGAGCTTGAAGCAAGGAGCGCAAGCATGAAGGCATCTCTTCTTGTCAAGTTAAGGGAATACAAAACGGATTTGAACAACTTGAAAAGTGAGCTTAAAAGAATCACATCGGCTACTAATAATGATGAGTTGTTGGAATTGGGACAGGCTGATACATTG GTGTCATCAAACGATCACAGAGAAAGACTGGTAATGTCTACAGAGAGATTGAATCAGTCGTCTGAAAGAATAAAGGAGAGCAGGAGAAGCATGCTGGAAACAGAGGAGCTTGGCGCCGCCATCCTCCAAGATTTGCATCAACAACGCCAGTCACTACTTCATGCCCACAACACG CTTCATGGAGTGGATGATAACATCGacaaaagcaagaagattttgACAGCCATCTCAAGAAGGATGAGTAGGAATAAGTGGATTCTTGGCTCCTTCATGGCAGCCATAGTCCTTGCAATTATAGTTATCTTAACCATTAAACTCTCTCGTTAG
- the LOC107622455 gene encoding probable xyloglucan 6-xylosyltransferase 3, with protein sequence MGQDTLSAQKRATATALPTTTALAASNARRNPPRSRQISKTFNNIKITILCGFVTILVLRGTIGVNLGSSDADAVNQNLIEETNRILAEIRSDSDPNEPDEPDIALNASSSFSLGPKIRNWDRERQHWLQNNPEYPNLVRGKARILLLTGSPPKPCDNPIGDHYLLKSIKNKIDYCRIHGIEIVYNIAHLDKELAGYWAKLPMIRRLMLSHPEVEWIWWMDSDAFFTDMVFELPFSKYENYNLVLHGYPDLLFEQKSWIAVNTGSFLFRNCQWSLDLLDEWAPMGPKGPIREEAGRILTANLKGRPAFEADDQSALIYLLLSKEVWMEKVFLENSYYLHGYWAGLVDRYEEMAEKYHPGLGDERWPFVTHFVGCKPCGSYGDYPVERCLSSMERAFNFADNQVLKLYGFSHRGLLSPKIKRIRNETVTPLEFVDKFDIRRHHPSTTESKS encoded by the coding sequence ATGGGCCAAGACACCCTCTCCGCTCAGAAGAGGGCCACCGCCACCGCCCTCCCCACCACCACCGCACTTGCCGCCTCCAATGCAAGACGCAACCCACCGCGCTCCCGCCAGATCTCCAAAACCTTCAACAACATCAAGATCACCATCCTCTGCGGCTTCGTCACCATCCTCGTTCTCCGCGGCACCATCGGCGTCAATCTCGGCTCCTCCGACGCCGACGCCGTCAACCAGAACCTCATCGAGGAGACCAACCGTATCCTCGCCGAGATCCGATCCGACTCCGACCCTAACGAACCCGACGAGCCCGACATCGCCCTCAACGCCAGCTCCTCCTTCTCCCTCGGCCCTAAGATCCGCAATTGGGACCGCGAACGCCAGCACTGGCTCCAAAACAATCCCGAATACCCTAACCTCGTTCGCGGCAAGGCACGGATCTTGCTCCTCACCGGATCCCCGCCCAAACCCTGCGATAACCCCATCGGCGACCACTACCTTCTCAAATCCATCAAGAACAAGATCGATTACTGCAGAATTCACGGCATCGAGATCGTTTACAACATCGCTCATTTGGACAAGGAGCTCGCCGGTTATTGGGCCAAATTGCCGATGATTAGACGGTTGATGCTCTCGCACCCTGAGGTCGAGTGGATTTGGTGGATGGATAGTGACGCCTTCTTCACCGACATGGTTTTCGAGCTTCCCTTCTCCAAGTATGAGAATTACAATTTAGTCCTCCACGGTTACCCTGATCTCTTGTTCGAGCAGAAGTCTTGGATTGCCGTCAATACTGGCAGCTTCCTCTTTAGGAATTGCCAGTGGTCCTTGGATTTGCTTGATGAGTGGGCCCCCATGGGCCCAAAAGGACCCATCAGGGAGGAAGCCGGCAGGATCCTCACTGCCAATCTCAAAGGCCGCCCAGCATTTGAGGCCGACGATCAGTCTGCACTCATATATCTCTTGCTGTCCAAGGAAGTGTGGATGGAGAAGGTTTTCCTTGAGAATTCTTACTATCTGCACGGCTACTGGGCCGGGCTTGTCGACCGCTATGAGGAGATGGCGGAGAAGTATCATCCTGGGCTTGGCGACGAGAGGTGGCCGTTTGTGACGCATTTCGTGGGCTGCAAGCCTTGTGGGAGCTATGGGGATTACCCTGTGGAGAGGTGCCTCAGCAGCATGGAGAGGGCCTTCAATTTCGCGGATAATCAGGTGCTCAAGCTCTACGGGTTCAGTCATCGCGGGCTTTTGAGCCCCAAGATCAAGAGGATCAGGAATGAGACTGTTACTCCTTTGGAATTCGTAGACAAGTTCGATATAAGGAGACATCATCCGAGCACCACTGAATCAAAGAGCTAG